A genome region from Hydrogenoanaerobacterium saccharovorans includes the following:
- a CDS encoding RNA polymerase sigma factor: protein MFLFCLMSTGQDKKIGGTAPQLLDESLITRIANDDGEAFRTLYCQTDRAVYGFALSILKNQQDAEDIMQDTYLKIRAGAHLYEPRGKPMAWVLTITKNLALMKLRSKAANPCQPMEELENSIDCSGSIHYEDRAVLDAALQILKDDERQIVLLHALTGLRHREIAKLLEMPLATVLSKYSRSLKKLKQYLTKEEETV from the coding sequence ATGTTTTTATTTTGTTTGATGTCGACCGGCCAAGATAAAAAGATAGGTGGTACGGCACCCCAGCTGCTGGATGAGAGTTTGATAACCCGCATTGCAAACGATGACGGGGAGGCTTTTCGCACCCTTTATTGCCAAACCGACCGTGCTGTTTATGGTTTTGCCCTATCCATTTTAAAAAATCAACAAGATGCAGAGGATATTATGCAAGACACCTATCTCAAGATACGGGCGGGGGCACATCTGTATGAACCGCGCGGAAAGCCGATGGCATGGGTGCTCACCATTACCAAAAACTTGGCGCTGATGAAACTGCGCAGCAAAGCTGCCAACCCCTGCCAGCCCATGGAAGAGCTGGAAAACAGTATCGACTGCTCCGGCTCCATCCATTATGAGGACCGTGCGGTGCTGGATGCGGCATTGCAGATTTTAAAGGATGATGAGCGGCAGATTGTACTGCTGCATGCGCTGACAGGGCTGCGCCACCGTGAAATTGCAAAACTGCTTGAGATGCCTTTGGCAACCGTACTTTCGAAGTACAGCCGTTCGCTGAAAAAGCTAAAACAGTACCTAACAAAAGAGGAGGAGACTGTATGA
- a CDS encoding N-acetylmuramoyl-L-alanine amidase, with protein sequence MPTIYLSPSTQENNLFVNGGTEEYYMNLIADAMLPYLRSSGIQYVRNTPEMTAASSIRQSNQGNFDLHVALHSNAAPEGRYGEVRGSDIYYYPYSAKGKRAAEIIANNLKKIYPIPSLVRALPTTYLGEVRLTRAPSVFIELAYHDNIDDANWIKDNIQSIAINIVQSLTQFFGIPFIPAQPAKSGTVNVTSGNLNIRSRPNTGAPIIARAYDGAPITVLGEWQGWYVVNYNGNVGYAAARYIDVE encoded by the coding sequence ATGCCGACCATCTATCTCAGCCCGTCCACACAAGAAAACAACTTATTTGTCAATGGCGGCACTGAGGAGTATTACATGAACCTAATTGCAGATGCCATGCTGCCCTATTTGCGCTCCAGTGGCATTCAATATGTTCGCAACACTCCTGAAATGACCGCTGCATCTTCCATACGCCAATCCAACCAAGGTAATTTTGACCTGCATGTTGCCCTGCACTCCAATGCTGCACCCGAGGGGCGCTACGGCGAAGTACGCGGGTCAGACATTTACTATTACCCCTACAGCGCTAAAGGTAAACGCGCAGCAGAAATTATTGCCAATAACCTGAAAAAAATCTATCCTATCCCCTCGCTGGTACGTGCCCTCCCCACCACCTACCTTGGCGAAGTGCGCCTTACTCGCGCCCCCAGCGTTTTTATTGAGCTTGCCTACCACGATAACATAGACGATGCAAACTGGATTAAAGACAACATACAAAGCATCGCTATCAATATCGTGCAATCACTTACTCAGTTTTTCGGCATCCCATTTATACCTGCACAACCTGCTAAAAGCGGTACCGTGAATGTCACATCGGGTAACCTCAACATACGCAGCCGCCCCAATACCGGCGCGCCCATTATCGCCCGCGCATATGACGGCGCACCTATTACTGTTCTCGGAGAATGGCAGGGGTGGTACGTTGTAAATTACAACGGCAATGTCGGCTATGCCGCTGCACGTTATATTGATGTAGAGTAA
- a CDS encoding TspO/MBR family protein, whose amino-acid sequence MKKSYVIRFKPLIISLLISLGVGALSGFLTKDSMKIYQSLIQPPLAPPPWVFPVVWTVLYILMGISAYLVFMSHAPEAQKATALTIYALQLAVNFIWPILFFNLGWILFAFFWLLLLIVLIVWMIVLFHRVSPLAAYLQIPYLVWTIFAGYLNLGVYLLNR is encoded by the coding sequence ATGAAAAAATCTTATGTTATTCGTTTTAAGCCATTGATAATCAGTTTGCTTATCAGCCTTGGTGTGGGCGCGCTTTCCGGTTTTTTAACAAAAGACAGTATGAAAATTTACCAAAGTCTTATACAGCCACCACTGGCACCTCCCCCTTGGGTGTTCCCTGTGGTATGGACAGTTCTGTATATACTAATGGGTATTTCGGCATACCTTGTTTTTATGTCTCACGCACCAGAGGCGCAAAAAGCAACGGCACTAACCATCTATGCGCTGCAGCTTGCTGTTAACTTTATTTGGCCAATATTGTTTTTTAATTTGGGTTGGATATTGTTTGCTTTTTTCTGGCTGCTTTTGCTCATTGTACTCATTGTATGGATGATTGTTCTTTTTCACCGTGTCAGCCCTTTGGCAGCATACCTGCAAATCCCCTACCTTGTTTGGACGATATTCGCGGGGTACCTCAATTTGGGTGTCTATCTCCTCAACCGATAA
- a CDS encoding MurR/RpiR family transcriptional regulator, with the protein MKSVLVLLKEYQNQASSAERAVIRYLLENPQQSVSLSIHKLAAVSFSSPSTVIRLCRKLGFDGYKEFRSSMIYELAVRRQSATEERKEITKSDSIEDIVDKITYKNIISLENTKNLMDINTLKQCVKLICNCKTICLFGIGSSLVVAKDAHLKFLRLNKPCFINDDWHSQLLQARNMSANDVGIVISYSGQTVEMIECVRAMRAAGAPVIAITRYDSSPIAELADHNLYVAANESIFRSGAMSSRISQLNVVDILYTAFANCEYDYCLEQLSKTHIQKPKTTRFVIDLPQNKGDDADVGSDQDDDRNQK; encoded by the coding sequence ATGAAAAGTGTTCTTGTTTTACTAAAAGAATATCAAAATCAAGCGTCTTCGGCAGAGCGTGCGGTGATTCGGTATTTGCTCGAGAATCCACAGCAATCGGTAAGCCTCAGCATCCATAAGCTGGCGGCGGTAAGCTTTTCATCGCCCTCCACGGTAATTCGCCTGTGCCGTAAGCTTGGGTTTGATGGTTACAAAGAGTTTCGCAGCTCTATGATTTATGAGCTGGCAGTACGCCGGCAAAGTGCTACTGAAGAACGTAAAGAAATCACAAAATCCGACAGTATTGAAGATATTGTGGATAAAATAACCTATAAAAACATAATATCTTTAGAGAACACAAAAAACCTTATGGATATTAATACACTCAAACAATGTGTCAAACTCATTTGCAATTGCAAAACCATTTGCCTGTTTGGCATAGGTTCTTCTTTGGTGGTTGCAAAGGATGCACACCTCAAGTTTTTACGGTTGAACAAACCCTGTTTTATTAATGACGACTGGCATTCGCAGCTTTTGCAAGCGCGCAATATGTCTGCAAACGATGTTGGAATTGTCATATCTTATTCGGGGCAGACGGTAGAGATGATTGAATGCGTACGTGCTATGCGTGCGGCAGGGGCACCTGTTATAGCTATTACGCGTTACGATTCTTCGCCCATTGCCGAGCTTGCCGACCATAACCTTTATGTAGCGGCAAACGAATCCATTTTTCGCAGCGGAGCAATGTCCTCGCGTATATCACAGCTCAATGTTGTCGATATTCTTTATACGGCATTTGCAAATTGCGAGTATGATTATTGCCTTGAGCAGCTATCAAAAACCCATATACAAAAGCCTAAAACCACTCGATTTGTAATTGACTTACCCCAAAATAAAGGAGACGATGCAGATGTTGGATCTGACCAAGATGACGACAGAAACCAGAAATGA
- the murQ gene encoding N-acetylmuramic acid 6-phosphate etherase: MQMLDLTKMTTETRNERTTDLDMMSPLEIVTVMNEEDAKIPLAIKEVLPQIAQAVQWVTNSLRAGGRLIYMGAGTSGRLGVLDAVECPPTFGVSPDLIVGLIAGGESAFVKAVEGAEDSRTMGVDDLKNLNLCPKDVVIGIAASGRTPYVIAGLEYAKSLGCHTVAIACNCGSAIGKAAELAIEPVVGPEVLTGSTRLKAGTAQKMVLNMISTASMVGIGKAYQNLMVDVMQTNEKLQVRAQNILMEATDVNRETAKNLLKQAGGSVKLAVVMALLGCDAEQAQDKLNGTQGHVRGALQ, translated from the coding sequence ATGCAGATGTTGGATCTGACCAAGATGACGACAGAAACCAGAAATGAACGAACTACCGATCTCGACATGATGTCCCCGCTTGAGATCGTTACGGTTATGAATGAAGAAGATGCAAAAATACCCTTGGCAATTAAAGAAGTGCTTCCGCAGATTGCTCAGGCAGTGCAGTGGGTAACCAACTCTCTGCGTGCAGGTGGCAGGCTGATCTATATGGGCGCAGGTACAAGCGGCAGGTTGGGTGTGCTGGATGCAGTGGAATGCCCGCCCACGTTTGGGGTATCGCCCGATTTGATTGTCGGTTTGATAGCTGGGGGTGAAAGCGCGTTTGTAAAAGCGGTAGAAGGTGCAGAAGACAGCCGCACGATGGGTGTGGATGACCTGAAAAACTTAAACCTCTGCCCTAAAGATGTTGTTATAGGCATTGCTGCAAGCGGAAGAACGCCGTATGTAATTGCCGGGTTGGAGTATGCCAAAAGCTTGGGCTGCCATACGGTGGCAATTGCATGCAATTGCGGTTCTGCCATTGGTAAAGCAGCAGAGCTTGCCATTGAACCGGTTGTTGGCCCCGAGGTGCTTACAGGCTCTACCCGCCTAAAGGCAGGTACTGCACAAAAAATGGTTCTTAATATGATCTCGACCGCCTCTATGGTTGGGATAGGCAAAGCATACCAAAACCTGATGGTAGATGTGATGCAGACCAACGAAAAACTGCAGGTGAGGGCGCAAAATATTTTGATGGAAGCGACCGATGTTAACAGAGAAACCGCAAAAAACCTTTTAAAACAGGCTGGCGGCAGTGTGAAGCTAGCGGTTGTTATGGCACTGCTTGGCTGCGATGCAGAACAAGCACAAGATAAATTAAACGGTACACAAGGGCATGTCAGAGGTGCTCTGCAATAG
- a CDS encoding HPr family phosphocarrier protein — protein sequence MVSFDYTIKEPMGLHARPAGFLVKKLKSAPCKVSVICGERTADAKKIFSLMSIAVKCGETVTVKFEGDNEQTVMDEVHCFFEQNF from the coding sequence ATGGTTAGCTTTGATTATACGATTAAAGAGCCCATGGGGCTACATGCCCGCCCCGCAGGCTTTTTGGTAAAAAAGCTAAAGTCTGCGCCGTGTAAGGTAAGTGTGATTTGCGGGGAACGAACAGCAGATGCTAAAAAAATATTTTCTTTGATGAGCATTGCTGTAAAATGCGGAGAAACGGTTACAGTAAAGTTTGAAGGTGATAATGAGCAAACAGTAATGGACGAAGTCCATTGTTTTTTTGAACAGAACTTTTGA
- a CDS encoding PTS transporter subunit EIIC, protein MTNSELSNKILELVGGKDNIVTAANCMTRLRLTLKDVSAAQKDEIKKAEGVLGLVQDGNTLQIVVGPGKAKKLMDIFREELGVASVAADWQENKAAMKAGQKQNGLKKALRTIAEIFIPLIPAIIAAGLFNGLASLLGQMMTDKVIAADGFWSLIKTMFSLIGGGFLGYFAIYTGINAAKKFGATEALGGMVGAMSIMAQIVDISKFFGLYNETVPLESVLTTGKGGIMGVIVGVWILAKIERWVRKRVPDVLDLIVTPLVSLFLTAAIFVLAIMPAAGFISDWLVKALSVIINSGNPVVSVISGYVLSAVFLPMVLLGLHHGLIPIYAIQLEKLGGVSLFPVLAMAGAGQVGAAIAIYLKAKKVGNARMRKVIAGALPAGLLGVGEPLIYGVTLPMGKPFVTAGLGAGFGGAYVMFTHVMSIAWGPSGLVAIPLMSNTVGMLNFFIGLVIAYVAGFIITYVGIKDADVANV, encoded by the coding sequence ATGACAAACAGCGAACTATCCAACAAAATTTTAGAGCTGGTTGGAGGAAAAGACAACATTGTTACAGCAGCCAATTGCATGACTCGGCTTCGTCTCACACTCAAAGATGTTTCTGCGGCGCAAAAAGATGAAATCAAAAAAGCAGAGGGCGTGCTTGGTCTTGTACAAGACGGCAACACGTTGCAGATTGTTGTCGGCCCGGGAAAAGCAAAAAAACTGATGGATATTTTCCGTGAAGAACTGGGAGTTGCAAGCGTTGCAGCCGACTGGCAAGAGAACAAAGCTGCCATGAAAGCAGGGCAAAAACAAAACGGTTTGAAAAAAGCGCTTCGCACCATTGCAGAAATTTTTATTCCGCTTATCCCCGCTATTATTGCTGCAGGTTTGTTTAACGGTTTGGCAAGTTTGTTGGGGCAAATGATGACCGACAAGGTGATTGCCGCAGACGGTTTCTGGTCGCTTATTAAAACTATGTTCTCGCTGATTGGCGGCGGATTTTTGGGTTACTTTGCCATTTACACCGGTATTAATGCAGCAAAAAAGTTTGGTGCTACCGAGGCACTCGGCGGTATGGTGGGTGCTATGTCGATTATGGCACAGATTGTGGATATCTCAAAGTTTTTTGGGCTGTACAACGAAACAGTTCCCCTTGAATCGGTACTTACCACAGGAAAAGGCGGTATCATGGGCGTCATCGTGGGTGTATGGATTCTTGCAAAAATCGAGCGTTGGGTGCGCAAGCGTGTACCGGATGTGCTCGACCTGATTGTTACTCCGCTTGTTTCTTTGTTTTTAACCGCAGCGATATTTGTTTTGGCTATTATGCCGGCAGCAGGTTTTATATCAGATTGGCTGGTAAAGGCTCTGAGCGTTATTATCAACTCCGGCAACCCTGTTGTCAGTGTTATTTCAGGTTATGTGTTATCCGCAGTATTTCTCCCCATGGTTTTGCTCGGCTTGCACCATGGCCTCATCCCCATTTATGCTATCCAGCTTGAAAAGCTCGGCGGTGTTAGCTTGTTCCCTGTTTTGGCAATGGCAGGTGCCGGCCAGGTTGGTGCAGCAATTGCAATTTACTTAAAAGCGAAAAAAGTTGGCAATGCAAGAATGCGCAAAGTAATTGCGGGTGCTCTGCCTGCAGGGTTGCTTGGTGTGGGCGAACCTCTTATTTATGGTGTTACGCTGCCCATGGGCAAACCGTTTGTTACTGCCGGTTTGGGTGCTGGTTTTGGTGGTGCCTACGTAATGTTTACCCATGTTATGTCGATTGCATGGGGCCCTTCGGGGTTGGTTGCCATTCCGTTAATGTCCAATACAGTAGGCATGCTGAATTTCTTTATTGGTTTGGTGATTGCGTATGTCGCCGGGTTCATCATTACTTATGTAGGAATAAAGGATGCGGATGTGGCAAATGTTTAA
- a CDS encoding MATE family efflux transporter, translating to MEEIAKNKMGSAPMLSLILSMSVPAMFSMLVQALYNIVDSYFVAKLGVEALTAVSLAFPIQNLMIAIAVGTGVGINSLVSRRLGEGRIEEASRAATHGMILGALSGLAVALFGALGTSLFFRSFTSNPIIYQMGCDYVYVVTIFSFGIFIQVNMEKTLQSTGNMIIPMFSQLIGAITNIILDPIMIFGYFGFPKMGVRGAAIATVAGQILGMIYIVIMALAKNHAVNITLKGFKFNTKTIKDIYAVGFPSIVMQSIGSAMTMGVNAILITFSDVAVAIFGIYFKLQSFVFMPVFGLTHGVMPIMGYNYGARNKKRMMDALKIGSTVALLIMAAGMGLFIMIPERLLMIFDATPEMLEIGVHALRTISLCFVPAALGIMFSTLFQAVGMGGKSLLVSVLRQLVFILPLAYFLSKLGLYYVWFAFPLAETVSFGASLIIFTLLYKKHLKNLQPLTSEPPTAEA from the coding sequence ATGGAAGAAATAGCAAAGAACAAAATGGGCAGTGCACCGATGCTGTCTCTTATTTTGTCTATGTCGGTACCCGCAATGTTTTCTATGCTGGTGCAGGCACTTTATAACATAGTGGACAGTTATTTTGTAGCAAAATTGGGTGTAGAGGCACTTACAGCGGTATCGCTTGCATTCCCCATACAAAACTTGATGATCGCAATTGCCGTAGGTACCGGTGTTGGTATCAACTCGCTGGTTTCGCGCCGTTTGGGCGAGGGGCGTATTGAAGAGGCAAGCCGTGCCGCTACCCACGGTATGATTTTGGGTGCTTTGAGCGGATTGGCTGTAGCACTGTTTGGTGCTTTGGGGACAAGCCTGTTTTTCCGCAGTTTTACCTCCAACCCAATCATTTATCAAATGGGGTGCGATTACGTTTATGTTGTCACCATCTTTTCGTTTGGTATTTTTATTCAAGTGAATATGGAAAAGACACTGCAATCCACAGGCAACATGATTATACCTATGTTTTCGCAGTTGATTGGTGCCATCACCAACATCATTCTTGACCCTATTATGATTTTTGGTTACTTTGGGTTCCCCAAAATGGGGGTACGCGGTGCTGCAATCGCCACAGTTGCAGGGCAAATTTTAGGTATGATTTATATTGTGATAATGGCATTAGCAAAAAACCATGCAGTAAATATCACGCTGAAAGGCTTTAAATTTAATACTAAAACCATTAAAGATATCTATGCCGTCGGTTTTCCATCCATTGTTATGCAGTCGATTGGTTCCGCAATGACTATGGGCGTCAATGCGATCCTCATCACATTCTCAGACGTTGCGGTTGCCATTTTCGGCATCTATTTTAAATTGCAATCGTTCGTATTTATGCCCGTATTTGGCTTAACACACGGTGTAATGCCGATTATGGGCTACAATTACGGTGCACGCAACAAAAAACGCATGATGGACGCACTGAAAATAGGCAGCACAGTTGCGCTGTTAATTATGGCTGCTGGTATGGGGTTGTTCATTATGATACCGGAGCGCCTATTGATGATATTTGATGCCACCCCCGAAATGTTAGAAATCGGCGTACATGCTCTGCGCACCATATCACTTTGTTTTGTCCCCGCTGCACTCGGTATTATGTTTTCCACTTTGTTTCAAGCAGTGGGTATGGGCGGTAAAAGCCTGCTCGTTTCTGTTCTGCGTCAATTGGTATTTATATTACCTTTGGCGTATTTCCTCTCAAAATTGGGGCTTTACTACGTTTGGTTTGCATTCCCTCTTGCCGAAACGGTTTCGTTTGGGGCAAGCCTCATCATCTTTACCCTACTGTACAAAAAACATCTTAAAAATTTGCAGCCGCTCACGAGTGAACCTCCTACAGCAGAGGCGTAA
- a CDS encoding Fe-Mn family superoxide dismutase, which translates to MILLDEHYPFELRPLPYEYDALEPYIDKATMYFHHDKHLATYVQNLNKALANYPRFHTWSLTELLTNLGRIPRPIQTAVRNNGGGVYNHNLYFEGMTPNSSREQAGWLGDAILQQFGSYQIFEERMKQAALDRFGSGYAWLVSDKQGRLKILSTPNQDTPLPLCPILLLDVWEHAYYLKYQNRRGDYISNWFNTINWKVANQRYAVCVGRPEL; encoded by the coding sequence ATGATTCTTTTGGATGAGCATTACCCCTTTGAACTACGCCCGCTGCCATATGAATACGATGCTCTCGAACCGTACATCGACAAAGCAACGATGTACTTCCACCACGATAAGCATTTGGCAACCTATGTGCAGAATTTAAACAAAGCTTTGGCAAATTACCCGCGCTTTCATACTTGGAGCCTGACCGAACTGCTTACCAATTTAGGGCGTATCCCCCGCCCCATACAAACAGCTGTGCGCAACAACGGCGGCGGGGTTTACAACCACAATCTTTATTTTGAGGGTATGACGCCCAATTCAAGCCGAGAGCAGGCAGGCTGGTTGGGCGATGCCATTTTGCAGCAATTCGGCAGTTATCAGATTTTTGAAGAAAGAATGAAGCAAGCTGCGCTTGACCGTTTTGGCTCGGGTTACGCTTGGCTTGTCAGCGATAAGCAAGGCAGGCTGAAAATACTGTCGACACCTAACCAGGATACTCCGCTGCCGCTGTGCCCCATTCTTTTGCTTGATGTATGGGAACATGCGTATTACCTAAAATACCAAAACCGCCGCGGCGATTACATAAGCAACTGGTTTAATACAATTAACTGGAAGGTTGCGAACCAACGCTATGCTGTATGTGTTGGCAGACCAGAGCTTTAA
- a CDS encoding MupG family TIM beta-alpha barrel fold protein, translating to MFNRLGFSVYLSTFEKQKEQLKKLCRKGSYVFTSFHISEEFDDTYPARAKEMCQWLTTAGYRILADVSKKTLAMFGTQDIVEFAHEMGIDILRIDYGFTNDEIAALAAKMPIAVNASTLGDELAQRLAMAENQVYAMHNFYPRPETGLDDVFFRSCNERLHREGIRVLAFIAGDEALRAPIFEGLPTLECHRRQPPYVSYLDLVRNYGIDGVFVGDGIVSENEFALIDNFCSSGICDVPAELSNENEELYGKVFTVRVDSPACAMRFQESREYSCFGKTIMPCNCVQRAAGCITVDNIEYSRYSGEIQFVRNPLPADNRVNVIGRVDQRYLAILDCLPNGKKLKLIPTPK from the coding sequence ATGTTTAATCGGTTAGGTTTTTCTGTTTATCTCTCAACGTTTGAAAAACAGAAAGAACAACTAAAAAAGCTGTGCCGTAAAGGCAGCTATGTGTTTACCTCATTTCATATCAGTGAAGAATTCGATGACACTTATCCTGCGCGGGCAAAAGAGATGTGCCAGTGGCTTACCACCGCCGGCTACCGCATTTTGGCAGATGTCTCAAAAAAGACGCTAGCCATGTTTGGCACACAAGATATTGTTGAATTTGCACATGAAATGGGCATTGATATTTTGCGTATCGACTATGGGTTTACCAATGATGAAATAGCGGCCCTGGCTGCCAAAATGCCCATTGCTGTAAATGCATCTACACTTGGTGACGAACTTGCACAACGTTTAGCGATGGCAGAGAACCAGGTATACGCAATGCACAATTTTTACCCTCGCCCCGAAACAGGGCTGGATGACGTGTTTTTTCGTAGCTGCAATGAGCGGCTACACCGTGAGGGTATACGAGTGCTGGCGTTTATTGCGGGCGACGAAGCGTTACGTGCCCCTATTTTTGAGGGGTTACCTACTTTGGAATGTCACCGCAGGCAGCCGCCTTATGTAAGCTACCTCGACCTTGTACGAAATTATGGAATAGATGGTGTTTTTGTAGGTGACGGAATCGTCAGCGAGAATGAGTTTGCGCTGATTGACAATTTCTGCTCCTCGGGTATTTGTGATGTCCCCGCTGAATTGTCAAACGAAAATGAGGAACTGTATGGCAAAGTGTTTACAGTTCGGGTAGATTCACCGGCTTGTGCCATGCGCTTTCAGGAATCGCGGGAGTACTCTTGCTTTGGCAAGACGATTATGCCATGCAACTGCGTGCAGCGTGCAGCAGGCTGTATTACTGTGGATAATATAGAATATAGCCGTTATTCCGGCGAAATACAGTTTGTACGCAACCCTTTGCCTGCCGATAACCGTGTCAATGTAATCGGCAGAGTAGACCAACGTTACCTTGCAATATTAGATTGTTTGCCGAATGGCAAAAAACTAAAGCTCATCCCCACCCCCAAATAA
- a CDS encoding VanZ family protein encodes MLTQKENNIQKSKLVLAMRVLFIIATFATILFIFSNSVEIAEISGGKSALVTQWLNSVLQSLGFGFQFTEHIVRKLAHFAEFALLGFWMMLTLRVYTRRILSHITIPLFFGLLIPVLDETLQMFVDGRSSQVRDVLIDFSGVMAGIACALFLLLLVRMLQVLHKNKADL; translated from the coding sequence ATGCTAACACAAAAAGAAAACAACATACAAAAAAGTAAACTGGTGCTTGCTATGCGAGTGTTGTTTATCATTGCAACGTTTGCTACTATCCTGTTTATTTTCTCGAACTCGGTGGAAATTGCAGAAATCTCGGGTGGTAAAAGTGCTTTGGTAACACAGTGGCTCAACAGTGTGCTGCAATCGCTCGGATTTGGTTTTCAGTTCACCGAGCATATTGTGCGCAAGCTTGCACATTTTGCCGAATTTGCACTGCTTGGGTTTTGGATGATGCTTACCCTGCGGGTGTATACAAGGCGGATCTTATCTCATATTACAATACCGTTGTTTTTTGGTTTGCTTATTCCTGTTTTGGACGAAACATTGCAGATGTTTGTAGACGGGCGTTCATCGCAGGTGCGCGACGTGCTGATCGATTTTTCGGGTGTGATGGCAGGCATTGCATGTGCGCTTTTTTTACTTCTTTTGGTACGGATGTTACAGGTATTGCATAAAAACAAAGCAGATTTATAG
- a CDS encoding anti-sigma-I factor RsgI family protein: MNRKQVEQHIRQAIAQSTPDIFEKVSSAYVYKTERTEQPMKNTLVWNRKTKIMGGLAAAFLMLGVIFGGYTVSSYNQVETTIAIDVNPSVEITTNKADKVLSVSPLNEDAVDIIGDMNLKRVDLNVAINAIMGSMVKKGYITDVKNSILVTVKNDDDTKADAIKTSIVSDINQSLQQSNIKATVFNQKVNPDKDLETLAKKYKLSYGKAVFLYQLTLKDPSLTMEQLAPLTMEQIANLVSDKKIDLHDIVDYDDDDIDDFNDGDRCIGCTEGCICDDCDDYNYHCPKCLTTCKHYTAPASNAPSATTKPACKYCAPSCNCKECKDGDGCDRWCDECPSVCKNAEANKPQSKPDDKPCTFCASDCTCEECKDSDGCDRWCDDCPSTCKNSAANKPGAKPDKKGCKFCASGCTCEDCKEDKGCDRWCDDCPAGCENAQTNKPGNKHSSKYRDDDDKKNEKSKTKSQDTKDDDDDSDRDDD, from the coding sequence ATGAATCGTAAACAAGTAGAGCAACATATTCGGCAGGCTATTGCACAGTCTACCCCCGATATCTTTGAAAAGGTATCCTCTGCTTACGTCTATAAAACAGAGAGGACGGAGCAACCGATGAAGAATACACTGGTATGGAACCGTAAAACAAAAATAATGGGTGGTTTAGCAGCCGCATTTTTAATGTTGGGTGTGATATTTGGCGGCTACACTGTCTCCAGTTACAATCAGGTGGAGACGACCATTGCCATTGACGTAAACCCAAGCGTAGAGATTACCACCAACAAAGCCGATAAGGTACTGAGCGTCAGCCCGCTGAACGAGGATGCAGTGGATATTATTGGGGATATGAACCTGAAACGTGTCGACCTTAACGTTGCAATCAATGCAATTATGGGTTCGATGGTGAAAAAAGGCTATATCACCGATGTTAAAAATTCGATTTTGGTAACGGTGAAAAACGATGACGATACAAAAGCAGATGCCATCAAAACCAGCATCGTTTCAGACATTAACCAGTCCTTGCAGCAGAGCAATATCAAAGCAACGGTGTTTAATCAAAAGGTGAACCCCGATAAAGATTTGGAGACGCTGGCGAAGAAGTACAAATTATCATACGGCAAAGCGGTGTTTCTGTATCAGCTTACTTTGAAAGACCCATCGCTTACGATGGAACAGCTTGCCCCTCTTACGATGGAGCAGATAGCGAATCTCGTCAGCGACAAGAAAATAGACCTTCATGATATAGTCGATTACGATGATGACGATATCGATGACTTTAACGACGGCGACCGCTGCATTGGCTGTACGGAGGGCTGTATTTGTGATGACTGCGATGATTACAATTACCATTGCCCCAAGTGCCTGACCACCTGTAAGCACTATACCGCACCTGCGTCCAACGCCCCTTCTGCCACTACCAAGCCCGCTTGCAAGTACTGTGCACCAAGCTGCAATTGCAAAGAATGCAAAGACGGTGATGGCTGCGACCGCTGGTGTGACGAATGTCCATCTGTGTGCAAAAATGCAGAGGCAAATAAACCGCAAAGCAAACCAGATGATAAGCCCTGCACGTTTTGTGCATCTGATTGTACCTGTGAAGAATGCAAAGACAGTGACGGTTGCGACCGCTGGTGTGATGATTGTCCGTCTACCTGCAAGAACTCGGCTGCAAACAAACCCGGAGCCAAGCCCGATAAAAAAGGCTGCAAGTTCTGTGCTTCTGGTTGCACCTGCGAAGACTGCAAAGAAGATAAAGGCTGCGACCGTTGGTGTGATGATTGCCCTGCCGGCTGCGAAAATGCTCAAACAAATAAACCAGGTAACAAACATTCATCAAAATACCGTGATGATGACGATAAGAAGAACGAAAAGAGCAAAACAAAAAGCCAAGATACGAAAGACGATGATGACGATAGCGACAGAGATGACGACTGA